A stretch of the Paramormyrops kingsleyae isolate MSU_618 chromosome 16, PKINGS_0.4, whole genome shotgun sequence genome encodes the following:
- the LOC111834119 gene encoding SLIT and NTRK-like protein 1, producing the protein MLLWILLLKAALCVASGNITRDICKEQICSCNDIEGDLHIDCEKRSFSNLHHLAGPSSQFYHLLLHGNSLSRLFPNEFANFYNAVSLHLENNGLHDIVPGAFLGLQLVKRLHINNNKIRSFKKNTFLGLDDLEYLQADFNLLRDIEPTVFRDLNKLEVLILNDNLISTLPISVFQNVPITHLDLRGNRIKTLPYEGVLEQIPGIAEVLLEDNPWDCNCDLIPLKEWLENIPRNALIGRVVCEAPTRLQGNDLNETSEMDLCPSTFEVDSSLAAPPTQQSGPVSTPIKINGAAESPTAPSKHKRRSKSRENWQIKTKPTAMTTVNLRTEQILNASCPVSCSCRLPESRQGLKVSCEGKNIESLNNLKPKPQNVQELNLRDNNIHSVKKNYFNDQKNLILLDLGVNNIRVIENGTFQNLGALRWLYMDKNYLDTLSMEMFLGLQNLEYLSLEYNEIQLVMAGTFNTMPSLRVLFLNNNLLKSLPVDIFNGVSLSRISLHNNYFTFLPVAGVLDQLTSVIQIDLHGNPWECSCNIVAFKQWSEKIGSDVIVSDLKCESPEEFWKKDFRQLRNDLLCPQLYDKSPSASLGKNSTFSADTATRSNSYLEPSRVSISVLVPGLLLVFVTSAFTVVGMLVFILRNRRRSKRREGNSSASEINSLQTVCDSYWHNGPYRTDGAHRAFDCASHSLSD; encoded by the coding sequence ATGTTGCTTTGGATTTTGCTACTGAAGGCGGCTCTTTGTGTTGCTAGTGGAAATATTACAAGGGACATTTGTAAAGAGCAGATATGTTCCTGTAATGATATAGAAGGAGATCTGCATATCGACTGCGAAAAAAGGAGCTTTTCTAATCTGCATCATTTGGCTGGTCCCAGTTCTCAGTTTTATCACTTATTACTGCATGGGAATTCGTTGTCCAGACTATTTCCCAACGAGTTTGCTAACTTCTACAATGCCGTTAGCTTGCATTTGGAAAACAATGGTTTGCACGACATCGTTCCAGGAGCGTTTTTGGGTCTGCAGCTTGTCAAGCGACTACAcataaataacaacaaaatacGATCTTTCAAAAAGAACACGTTTTTGGGCTTGGATGACCTGGAATATTTACAAGCCGATTTCAATCTTCTTCGCGATATCGAGCCGACTGTGTTTAGGGACTTGAATAAACTTGAGGTTTTGATCTTAAACGATAACCTCATCAGCACGCTTCCCATTAGCGTGTTTCAAAATGTGCCAATAACTCACCTGGACCTGCGTGGAAATCGAATTAAAACGCTTCCGTATGAGGGGGTCCTTGAACAAATACCGGGCATCGCCGAGGTTTTATTGGAGGATAACCCCTGGGACTGCAACTGTGATCTCATTCCCCTGAAGGAATGGCTGGAAAATATACCACGCAATGCCTTGATCGGAAGGGTGGTTTGCGAAGCTCCAACTAGACTACAGGGAAACGACTTGAACGAGACATCAGAAATGGACCTCTGCCCTTCAACGTTCGAGGTTGACTCCAGTTTGGCGGCACCCCCTACGCAGCAATCTGGACCGGTTTCAACGCCTATTAAAATAAACGGTGCAGCCGAGAGCCCGACTGCTCCGTCCAAGCATAAGAGGCGCTCAAAATCACGGGAAAACTGGCAGATCAAAACCAAACCCACTGCTATGACTACTGTTAACTTGAGAACTGAGCAAATACTCAACGCATCCTGCCCAGTCTCTTGTAGCTGTAGATTGCCCGAGTCCAGACAGGGTCTGAAGGTGAGCTGCGAGGGGAAAAACATCGAAAGCCTGAATAATTTGAAACCCAAACCCCAAAACGTTCAGGAGTTAAATCTAAGAGACAACAACATCCACTCTGTTAAAAAGAACTACTTCAACGATCAGAAAAATCTGATCCTTCTTGATTTGGGAGTAAACAATATACGAGTAATTGAAAACGGCACATTTCAGAATCTCGGCGCATTAAGATGGCTGTACATGGACAAGAACTACCTGGATACCCTCAGCATGGAAATGTTTCTTGGATTGCAAAATCTGGAATATCTGAGTCTGGAATATAACGAAATACAACTTGTGATGGCAGGGACCTTCAATACAATGCCCAGTCTAAGGGTCCTATTCCTCAACAATAACTTATTAAAATCCTTGCCCGTGGATATTTTTAATGGAGTCTCTTTGTCACGAATAAGTCTGCACAacaattattttacatttcttcCGGTTGCCGGCGTTTTAGATCAACTTACATCAGTTATACAAATTGATCTGCACGGCAATCCGTGGGAATGCTCTTGCAACATTGTTGCATTCAAACAATGGAGCGAGAAGATCGGCTCGGACGTCATCGTGAGTGATCTCAAATGTGAATCGCCGGAAGAGTTTTGGAAAAAGGACTTCCGACAACTGCGAAACGATCTGTTGTGCCCGCAACTTTACGACAAATCCCCATCTGCGTCCTTAGGCAAAAACAGCACTTTCTCCGCAGATACTGCGACACGCTCTAACTCGTATCTGGAGCCCAGCAGAGTCTCCATCTCAGTGTTAGTTCCCGGACTCTTGCTTGTTTTTGTCACGTCTGCGTTCACGGTTGTAGGGATGCTCGTTTTTATCTTGCGGAATCGCAGGCGATCAAAGCGAAGAGAAGGAAACTCCTCGGCGTCCGAGATCAATTCTTTGCAGACAGTATGCGACTCGTACTGGCATAACGGGCCTTACCGCACAGATGGAGCCCACAGGGCTTTTGACTGTGCTTCCCACTCGCTCTCCGACTAG